The Nitrospiraceae bacterium sequence ACTATTTTGGTCACCTCTATCGTTTTCTTATAAGGCTGTGGATAGCACCGGCAATCGGCCACTATCTCTTGCCCGTCACTGTTGCAGAAGGGGACATCAGTGAAAGCCAGAAGCAGCAGCATCCCTTCCAGGCATTCCAGGGCCTGTGTATCGCCATGGTCATGGGCGGGTTTCTCACGGGATGTATAACCGATGCCACGGTGGATTTGACCAAAGCCCCGTTTGATGCCTCCACCGAGCTGACTGACGCCTCGACAGAATCGATTACCAGATTGACCGATGGAACCAGCCAAGCGACAACCGACCTCACCGAGCCCACCAGAGAATTTCTCTCCAGCACGACCCCCGGAGCGTGGTTCAATGCCGATGGCATGCTTAATCCTGACCATAAAAAGATCGCGTTTGTGGTCGTCAACTTCGATAATTTGCAAGAGGATATGGCCAGAGGATCCGGAGAATACCTGGTCTCTCTTTCTAAGTTAATGGGCGTCCCTCCGGACTCTCGAGACAGTTTCCTGCAATCCGCGCAACGCCAACATGCCTATATTTTTGATGAGAGCCCATCCCGTCCGGAATCGTTTAGACGCCTGATCAAAACGTTACGCGTGACGTCATCCTACTCGTAGGGAAGGAAGATCATATCTAGAGGGCCTAGAAAGGCTGAGCGTGTCTCCGCATGGTCTTGAACACGGCGGTATCGTTTTCGTCTGATTCTCGTTTTCATTTCGCACAAAGGGGTAGGACATACCATTCGACGTTCATTATCCGGACCACTCCGTCACTTCTGAAGTCCGCTCTCTGTTATAAAAATTCCTAATGGTACATCCGCTTTGGTTCGACGCCTGCCGGCTGGCTTCAAGGAGGGACGTTCTTCTCAGCCAGCGGGCCTTGTTTGAGCCCTTCGAACACTCAGGACAAGCCTGGCGAGTTGGTCCGCTCTTCCCATTTGGGCTCCCCTGGCCTGGTGGCATGACCGAGCAGTGCAACCGGCACCGGAGAATAGGTGGGCAGTGTGTGAGCGCAGCGAGTTTGCCCACCGCCGGTGTCGGTGAACCGCGGAGGGCACCCGGAGGGTCATGCCACGGCCAACATGGTTTTGGGTCCTTTTGCCGAAACAAAAGGACCTCGTCGTACGGGGGCGAAACCCCGGAATCGATCTTCTTCACTCCACATTCCTACAGTCCAAGCTTTTTCCTGGAAGTCCCTAAACTGTTCGTCTCCTAAGGATCCGACGCCTGCCGGCTGGCCCCCAAGGAGGGACGCTCTTCGCATCTTGCGGGCCTTGTGTGAGCCCTGCGAGTTGGTCCGCTCTTCAAAATGTTCGCGTCCCTCCTCTTCAATAAGGCCAGACGGGGCGTCAGTGGTTTTGGGTCCTTTTGCCGAAACAAAAGGACCTCGTCGTTCGGGGGCGAAACCCCGGCCTCTAAAAATCAAGTCCCACAAGAACCCGCAGAGAACAGTGAATCATTCTGAACAATCAGGACTGTGGGAAGGGGTCTGGGAGTATGGGTGAATGCAAAAACTGCTCTTCGCTTTGTTTTGGCAGGATCAATCTGCTCCGAGACGAATCCCGGCACTGTGTTCCTACTTGACGTAGATGACTCCAGGTAAGTCCTTCAGGTCCGCGTCGCCCGTAACCACTTGCGCGTCCTGATCTTTCGCGGTGGCGTAGATGATGGCATCGGCCATGGCCAAGCCGTGCATTAAGCTTAAATCCGCCGCCAAATAGGCGATAGATTCCGTGAGCTGAACGACATGGCTCGCACTGAGTTGTC is a genomic window containing:
- a CDS encoding type II toxin-antitoxin system VapC family toxin codes for the protein MDSSGWIEFFTEGPLAERYATYFTSRHDRIIPTIVLYEVYKKIKREKGEETALLLSGQLSASHVVQLTESIAYLAADLSLMHGLAMADAIIYATAKDQDAQVVTGDADLKDLPGVIYVK
- a CDS encoding DUF3015 family protein, with the translated sequence MSNYFGHLYRFLIRLWIAPAIGHYLLPVTVAEGDISESQKQQHPFQAFQGLCIAMVMGGFLTGCITDATVDLTKAPFDASTELTDASTESITRLTDGTSQATTDLTEPTREFLSSTTPGAWFNADGMLNPDHKKIAFVVVNFDNLQEDMARGSGEYLVSLSKLMGVPPDSRDSFLQSAQRQHAYIFDESPSRPESFRRLIKTLRVTSSYS